The Mesorhizobium opportunistum WSM2075 DNA window GCGCTGGCGCTGCCCGCCCGAGAGCTGCCGGGGATAGCGCTTCAGATAAGGGTTGAGGTCGAGGATGTCGGCGGCGCGCTTGACCCGCTCGGCGACCACGGCCGGATCGGTCTTCCGCAGCTTCAGCGCAAAGGCCATATTCTGCTCGACCGTCTTGTGCGGATAGAGCGCGTAGTTCTGGAACACCATGGCGATGTCGCGCTTGGCCGGCGGCAAATGATTGACGACGCGGTCGCCGATGGCGATCGTGCCACCCGAGACGGTCTCCAGCCCGGCCACCATCCTGAGCAGCGTCGACTTGCCGCAACCCGAAGGGCCGACCAGCACCACGAATTGGCCATCGGCGATATCGACGCTGACTTCGTGCAGAACCTTGACGGTTCCGAAGGCCTTGGCCACTTTGCTGATTGCGACTTGAGCCATGTCTCCCCCATCGGCTCCACCAGCCGTAGGCGCAGAAGCTAACCAACGCGACCTGTCAGGGCAAGTCGGTCCCTTATAGATAAAAACCCGATCTCGTTGACACGCCATCGCGTTGCGAGAATAGTGATGGTCGCCAATTCCGAATGCCGGACCTTTGACCGGAAGACGGAGCTCCAGGCGGACACTGGGTGGGGTCTCAGGTCCCTGTTTTATCGAGGAGAACCGTCGACGTTCCGGCGTCCGAGAGAAGTTGGCATTTCAATCACGGCTGTTGTTCTGGGAGGAATGGTACATGAGAGTCGATCTTTACGAAAAACTGACCCGTGCCGGCGCTACAAGGCGCGACATATTGAAGGGCGCGGCCAGCATGGCCGCGATCGCGGCGGCATCCGGCGCGGGGCTCGGCGCCCTGACGCGCCCTGCTTCCGCGGCAAGCGAGCTACGCAAGCAAATCCTGCAGATTCCCGGCGTTGGCAAAGGCCAGCCGACCGATGCCGACTTCCAGAAGGTTGGCGAGCTCTGCCTCGAAGCGACCAAGGCCAATGTCAAGGAAGGCGAATTCGCCGGCGTCGAGCTGACCTTCATGGGCCTCAACAACCAGAACCTGCACAATGTGCTGTTCCGCGGCTTCCTGAAGCCGTGGGAGGCCTATACCGGCGCCAAGATCAGCTGGATCGACCTGGCGCAGGCCGACTACAATGCCCGCCTGCAGCAGTCGATCGCCACCGGCACCGTCGACTTCGACATCATCGAGATGGGCGCGCCCTTCGAGGGCGATGTTTGCGGCAAGGGCCTGACCTCCGAGATGCCCGACTGGGTCAAGACGCAGATCGATTTCGACGATCTCGTCAACTACCTGAAACCGCCGGTCGGCACCTGGAACGGCAAGCAGTACCGCGTGACCGTCGACGGCGACGCGCACAATTTCAACTACCGCACCGACGTGTTCGCCGATGCCGATCTCGCCAAGGCCTGGAAGGATGGCGGCGGCGAAGGCGAATGGGGCGTGCCGAAGACCTGGCAGCAGGTGCAGGCCGTGACCAAGTTCCTCAAGGGCAAGAAGCTCAAGGACCAGGACGTCTACGGCTATCTCGACGCGCCAAAGCCGTGGGGCGGCTTCGGCTTCTACTTCCTCGGCAGCCGCGCCACCGCCTATGCCAAGCACCCCGACGACAAGGCCTGGCTGTTCGACGCCGACACCATGAAGCCGCGCGTCAACAACCCGGCCTGGGTGCGCGCCATCCAGGACGTCATCGACGCGCTGCCGTCCGAACCCGCCGACCAGATCAACGCCGACCCCAACACGACCGCCTTCCAGCAGTTCCTGGCGGGTACCGGATCGATGGTCACCTGGTGGGGCGACGTCGGTTCCAACGTCAAAACGAACGATTCCTCGGTCATCGGCGACGTCACCGGCTTCTCGATCCTGCCGGGCTCGGACGACGTTTACAATTCGAAGACCGGTAAGTGGGACAAGCTCGCCAGCGGGCCGAACTACGCGCCGAACTGCGCCTATCTCGGCTGGGGCGTCTATGTCATGGCCCGCGTCGATGCCGACGAGAAGAAGAAGAAGGCGGCATGGTCCGCGGCCGCCCATCTCGGCGGCAAGGACCTGTCGATCTGGACGGCCATGTACCCGTCGGGCTTCCAGCCCTACCGCAACTCGCATTTCGACATTCCCGAGTGGGTGGCGGCCGGCTATGACGAGGCCTTCATCACCTCGTATCTCAAGTCGGAAGGCGACAGCTACAACCACCCGAATGCGGCGATCGAGCCGCGTATCCCCGGCATCTTCCAGTACTATTCCGCCGCCGAGGATATTTTGGCCAACACCTTCGCCGGCAAGATGAAGGCGCAGGAAGGCGCGGACGCCATTGCAGCGGCCTGGGAGAAGCTGACCGACCAGATCGGCCGCGACAACCAGATCAAGCTCTACAAGGCCTCGCTCGGCATGTAGGCTGGCCTATGAACCGTGGTCCGGCGGCAACGCCGGACCACTTTAGACCGGCTCCGGCTCATCGAGGAGCCTTCCAAACGGGCGAGATTTGTGACTGACCAGACTTCGACCGCAAACCAGTGGCCGGCAGATGCCGGTGCTTACGATCTGATTTCCCCGGCCCGCAAACGGCTTGGCTGGGCGCTGATGGCTGCGGCAACGCTCGGCCTGCTGGCGATCATCGTGATCGAGATCCTGTACAAGACCGAGGCCGGCACCGTCGGCTTCGAGACCTGGCGCCCGGTCGTCTATGCCTATGTGCTGTGGGGCGTGGCGCTCGGCGTCGGCCAGGTGCTGATGCGCGGCGAGGACGGCCAACGCGCGCTGTTCCTGCTGCCGGCGCTGCTGTTCACCATCGCCATGGTGATCTTCCCGACGCTGTTCGGCTTCTACATCGCGCTGACGGACTGGAACCTGAGTTCGTTCTCGGGCCGCAAGTTCAACGGGCTCGACAATTTCTGGCAGATGCTGGGTGATCCTTACTACCGCAACGCGCTGTTCAACATGGTGCTCTACGTGCTGGCGGTGCTGGTCGAATATGTCATCGCCTTCGGGCTGGCGCTTCTGCTCAACGCACAGATCCGGGCGCGAAAATTCTTCCGCGTCGTCTTCCTGATGCCGCTGATGCTGTCGCCGGTCGCCGTATCCTGGATGATCGGCAAATCGCTGATGGAGTACCGGTTCGGCCCGGCGGCGACGCTGGCGCGCCATCTCGGCTGGGAAAATCCCGCCTTCTTTTCCGACCCGATCATCGCGCGCATCTCGATCATGATACTCGATGCCTGGACCTTCATTCCGTTCATGATGATCATGCTGCTGGCCGGCCTGCAGGCCATGTCGCGCGAGGTGCTGGAAGCGGCCCGCGTCGACGGCGCCAATGCCTGGCAGACCTTCTGGCAGGTCACCTTCCCGCTGATGCTGCCGGTTTCGGTGACCGCTGTCATCCTGCGCATCATCTTTAAGCTGAAGCTTGCCGACATCATCATCACCGTGACGTCCGGAGGCCCGGGCGGCGCGACCGATTCCGTCTCCAGCTTCATCTACCGCGAATACCGCGACCGCTCGAATGTCGGCTACGGCACCATGCTGGCGATGGCCTATCTCGTGATCATCGTCGTATTCGTGACCTGGCTATTGAAGATCGCCAACCGCTTCGTGCGCAACGTGAACTAGGGCGGCCGGATCATGAGCGTTCAGACAACCGAATACACCGTTTCCGAAATCCGCTCTCCAGCGAGCTTCATCACCAGCCGTGTCGTCATCTACGGCGCGCTTGTCTTCTGGGCCTTCATCTGCCTGTTCCCGATCTACTGGACGATAACGACCTCGTTCAAATCGGCGGTCGACGTCACGCAAGGACATCTGATCCCGTTCGTCGATTTCTGGCCGGACTGGAAAGGCTGGCGATCGCTCGGCCTGTCGCCGGATTCGATCTTCCAGACCTCCACGGTGCGCGACGAGTTCTTCAAGCGTTTCATGAACTCGGTCATCACCTCGGTCGGCGCGTCGAGCCTCGCCATCGTCATCGGCAGCCTCGCCGCCTACGGCCTGACGCGCTACCGCTACAAATTCGCCTGGTTCAAGAACGAGGACATCTCCTTCTTCTTCCTGTCGCAGCTGATCCTGCCGCCGGTGGTGCTCGCCCTGCCCTTCCTGGTGCTCTACCGGGAAGTCGGGCTGCTCGACACCCGCATCGGGCTGATCCTGCTCTACACGCTGATGGTGCTGCCGATCGTCATCTGGATCATGCGCGACCAGTTCAACTCCATCCCCGTCGAGCTCGAGGAGGCAGCGCTCGTCGACGGATTGTCGATCTGGGGCGCTTTCTTCCGCATCGTCATGCCGATCGCGCTGCCGGGCATGGTCGCCGCCTTCATCCTGGCGATGGTGCTGTGCTGGAACGAGTATTTCTTCGCCGCGCTTTTGACCTCGACCGATGCCAAGACCATTCCCGTCATGGTAGCGAGCCAGACCGGCTCGCAAGGCATCAACTGGTGGTCGATGGCAGCGCTTGCCACCGCCGCGATAGCACCGCTGGCGGTCATCGGCATCGCGCTGGAGCGCTATCTGATCATGGGCATGACCGCGGGAGCGGTGAAGTAGCGGTTGCCGCTCTTCCTTCTCCCCTTGCGGGAGAAGGAAGAACCTCCGCTAGCGCCTGAGGATTTCTCTCAGATGATCCATAATCATCGCCACGCCCCTCTGCCCCAACTCCGCCGAGGCCTCCGGCGCGCTTGCCGTGTACCAGCCGGTGTTATCGGCGAAGTGGGCGGCATCGACAGCTTCCGGACATAACGCCAACATCAGCGATGTCTCGCCGATGCCGGCGTGGTCGAACGGGTACTTGCCGTTCATGGTCGCCGGCATCAGCGGATGCACCTGCACCCAGTTGAAGAAGTTTTCACCCGCGGCATGCCCGGAATAGTAGTCGGCCATCTCCTGCGAGCCCCACCAGCCCTCGCCGCGCTGCTTTTCGAGGAAACGGAAGATCGCCTGACGGCCGGCGGTCTTGAAGGCGAGGTCGGTCGGCATGCCGGCGGCAAAGTTCTCGGTCTGGTGGTGGATGACGGCGTGGATGTTGCGAAAGCCGATGCGCAGCAGGCCGTAGAACAGCTCTTCCGCGAACGGCGCCAGCTGATTGCCGCCGACCTGCACCGAGCCGGTGCCCTCCGGCGGCGCCACCGCGTAGCTCGCGGCACCGTAGTAGAAGGGCGGCAGGATGACGACCTCCCTCTCCTTCTCGAACAGTTCCAGCGTCTTGACGACAGCCAGCGTGTCCATGCCGACAGCCATGTGCTCGCCATGGTATTCGAGCACGCCGAGCGGCAGCGCGACCGGCCAATTCTCAGCGATCGCCTTGCGGATCTGGTGCGGCAGCATCAGTTCATAGCGCATGATCTATTCCATGTTGGTGTGGCGGGCGCGCATGGCTTCAGGCGACGCACCGGTCAGGGATTTGAGCTTCAGCACCATCACTTCGAACAGCAGGAACAGCGCTCCTTCGAACACCGAGCCCATCGGCA harbors:
- a CDS encoding ABC transporter substrate-binding protein codes for the protein MRVDLYEKLTRAGATRRDILKGAASMAAIAAASGAGLGALTRPASAASELRKQILQIPGVGKGQPTDADFQKVGELCLEATKANVKEGEFAGVELTFMGLNNQNLHNVLFRGFLKPWEAYTGAKISWIDLAQADYNARLQQSIATGTVDFDIIEMGAPFEGDVCGKGLTSEMPDWVKTQIDFDDLVNYLKPPVGTWNGKQYRVTVDGDAHNFNYRTDVFADADLAKAWKDGGGEGEWGVPKTWQQVQAVTKFLKGKKLKDQDVYGYLDAPKPWGGFGFYFLGSRATAYAKHPDDKAWLFDADTMKPRVNNPAWVRAIQDVIDALPSEPADQINADPNTTAFQQFLAGTGSMVTWWGDVGSNVKTNDSSVIGDVTGFSILPGSDDVYNSKTGKWDKLASGPNYAPNCAYLGWGVYVMARVDADEKKKKAAWSAAAHLGGKDLSIWTAMYPSGFQPYRNSHFDIPEWVAAGYDEAFITSYLKSEGDSYNHPNAAIEPRIPGIFQYYSAAEDILANTFAGKMKAQEGADAIAAAWEKLTDQIGRDNQIKLYKASLGM
- a CDS encoding carbohydrate ABC transporter permease, which gives rise to MTDQTSTANQWPADAGAYDLISPARKRLGWALMAAATLGLLAIIVIEILYKTEAGTVGFETWRPVVYAYVLWGVALGVGQVLMRGEDGQRALFLLPALLFTIAMVIFPTLFGFYIALTDWNLSSFSGRKFNGLDNFWQMLGDPYYRNALFNMVLYVLAVLVEYVIAFGLALLLNAQIRARKFFRVVFLMPLMLSPVAVSWMIGKSLMEYRFGPAATLARHLGWENPAFFSDPIIARISIMILDAWTFIPFMMIMLLAGLQAMSREVLEAARVDGANAWQTFWQVTFPLMLPVSVTAVILRIIFKLKLADIIITVTSGGPGGATDSVSSFIYREYRDRSNVGYGTMLAMAYLVIIVVFVTWLLKIANRFVRNVN
- a CDS encoding carbohydrate ABC transporter permease; protein product: MSVQTTEYTVSEIRSPASFITSRVVIYGALVFWAFICLFPIYWTITTSFKSAVDVTQGHLIPFVDFWPDWKGWRSLGLSPDSIFQTSTVRDEFFKRFMNSVITSVGASSLAIVIGSLAAYGLTRYRYKFAWFKNEDISFFFLSQLILPPVVLALPFLVLYREVGLLDTRIGLILLYTLMVLPIVIWIMRDQFNSIPVELEEAALVDGLSIWGAFFRIVMPIALPGMVAAFILAMVLCWNEYFFAALLTSTDAKTIPVMVASQTGSQGINWWSMAALATAAIAPLAVIGIALERYLIMGMTAGAVK
- a CDS encoding creatininase family protein, with the protein product MRYELMLPHQIRKAIAENWPVALPLGVLEYHGEHMAVGMDTLAVVKTLELFEKEREVVILPPFYYGAASYAVAPPEGTGSVQVGGNQLAPFAEELFYGLLRIGFRNIHAVIHHQTENFAAGMPTDLAFKTAGRQAIFRFLEKQRGEGWWGSQEMADYYSGHAAGENFFNWVQVHPLMPATMNGKYPFDHAGIGETSLMLALCPEAVDAAHFADNTGWYTASAPEASAELGQRGVAMIMDHLREILRR